A window from Pongo abelii isolate AG06213 chromosome 6, NHGRI_mPonAbe1-v2.0_pri, whole genome shotgun sequence encodes these proteins:
- the TMEM229A gene encoding transmembrane protein 229A, translating into MAGSDVDSEGPARRGGAARRPGAPGGPGSEAAAGCPEPLSTAEAPAESATLPAWMRLYFYGMHGITLDVLVSSARRFARSPDLRMLGFSSPYRCLLHSLTHFALEKVYLQQRRCPSAFVFNFLLYPSAHVGLQTLAGQALLLSLGGGAGVAVAPGALDLALQYVLALYHCQVFLKRFLRLRYRRQRRRQQQQQQQQQRRGALPAPPGARVPTAAGARRRRPRGPRGAGGAPSQGLPDLPRFLFFGMHGFLDEIFFTFFFNVLGQGDGTTSGHTSLWSFFMYGSCSFVVEKLYFHLHYSRGWGTWKRVPIYVIFIYVWELSWGLGLRTCGACSWDYSHYPLNFMGLITLMYLPGWIFLSVYQDLISNVLWRVQYVPTN; encoded by the coding sequence ATGGCGGGGAGCGACGTGGACAGCGAGGGCCCCGCACGGAGGGGCGGCGCGGCGCGGCGTCCGGGGGCCCCGGGCGGGCCAGGAAGCGAGGCGGCAGCCGGCTGCCCGGAGCCGCTGTCCACTGCTGAAGCGCCGGCTGAGAGCGCCACGCTGCCCGCCTGGATGCGCCTCTACTTCTACGGGATGCACGGGATCACCCTGGACGTGCTGGTGTCCTCGGCCCGGCGCTTCGCCCGCAGCCCGGACCTGCGGATGCTAGGCTTTTCCTCGCCCTACCGCTGCCTGCTGCACTCGCTCACCCATTTCGCCCTGGAGAAGGTGTACCTGCAGCAGCGGCGCTGTCCCAGCGCCTTCGTCTTCAATTTCCTCCTCTACCCCTCGGCCCACGTGGGGCTGCAGACCCTAGCGGGCCAGGCGCTACTACTCAGCCTGGGCGGCGGGGCGGGGGTCGCGGTGGCGCCAGGGGCGCTGGACCTGGCGCTGCAGTACGTGCTGGCCCTCTACCACTGCCAAGTGTTCCTGAAGCGCTTCCTGCGCTTGCGGTACCGGCGACAgaggcggcggcagcagcagcagcagcagcagcagcagcggagGGGCGCGCTCCCCGCGCCTCCCGGCGCCCGGGTCCCTACTGCGGCCGGAGCCCGGCGGCGACGACCCCGTGGCCCCAGGGGCGCCGGGGGAGCCCCCAGCCAGGGGCTGCCCGACCTACCCCGCTTTCTTTTCTTCGGAATGCACGGCTTTCTGGATGAGATCTTCTTCACCTTCTTTTTCAACGTACTGGGGCAGGGGGACGGAACAACCAGCGGCCACACGTCGCTCTGGTCCTTCTTTATGTACGGCAGCTGCAGTTTCGTGGTGGAAAAGCTCTACTTCCACCTCCACTACAGCCGCGGTTGGGGCACTTGGAAGCGGGTGCCCATCTACGTGATCTTCATCTACGTGTGGGAGCTGTCCTGGGGTCTGGGACTCCGCACGTGCGGGGCTTGTTCCTGGGACTATTCTCACTACCCGCTCAATTTCATGGGCCTCATTACCCTGATGTATTTACCTGGCTGGATATTCCTTAGTGTGTACCAGGACCTAATTTCCAACGTGTTGTGGAGGGTGCAGTACGTACCAACtaactaa